A single window of Caldimicrobium thiodismutans DNA harbors:
- a CDS encoding diacylglycerol/polyprenol kinase family protein, whose translation MGINWRRRLFHIIASLFFFALSKLLNKTSFQIFLFFSGGLLFLWETLRLKFPERVPFKGLWIGLLKEREKRELSDASFFILGIFISSLLVSEVYLGVCILILGISDPLAGIAGSYCPKGPFIKGKTLVGSLVFFFSSLGITLYFLEFPLITLLGLVLFLSLIELFTKRDNFWIPVAYSIYLRLFLTR comes from the coding sequence ATGGGAATAAATTGGAGAAGAAGGCTCTTTCACATAATCGCATCTCTTTTCTTTTTTGCTCTTTCAAAGCTCCTGAATAAAACTTCTTTTCAGATCTTTCTTTTCTTTTCAGGAGGTTTACTTTTCCTCTGGGAAACTTTACGCCTTAAATTTCCGGAGAGGGTTCCTTTTAAAGGTCTCTGGATAGGGCTCCTTAAAGAAAGAGAAAAAAGGGAACTGAGTGATGCCTCCTTTTTTATTTTAGGGATTTTCATTAGCTCTTTATTAGTTTCAGAAGTATATCTTGGAGTTTGTATTCTCATCCTGGGTATTTCTGATCCTTTAGCTGGAATAGCTGGTAGCTATTGCCCAAAGGGGCCCTTTATAAAAGGTAAAACCCTTGTGGGAAGCTTGGTTTTCTTTTTTTCCTCTCTTGGAATTACCCTTTATTTTCTTGAATTTCCCTTGATAACTCTTTTGGGACTTGTCCTATTTTTAAGCCTGATTGAGCTTTTTACCAAACGGGATAATTTCTGGATACCTGTAGCCTATTCAATTTATCTGAGGCTATTCTTGACAAGGTGA
- a CDS encoding ABC transporter ATP-binding protein: protein MNPLLKVKGLSKSFGEKVVLRDISFEVNPKDILGIIGPNGAGKSSLLYLLLGIITPDQGEILYFGKDFFKERSLLLEKVGFASHYVSLPFSLSVKENLRIFGHLYGVKASERRIDELLELFKLKEKADALTRTLSSGEMMRLNLVRANLSAPKILLLDEPTAGLDPEYIRYVAKVLKDKAQKEELAIILTSHQLGELERMVNKLLLLKEGQVIGYGSVDKLFQRFEVTDLEELYFKVFGDVRT, encoded by the coding sequence ATGAACCCCCTCTTAAAAGTTAAAGGGCTCTCCAAAAGCTTTGGAGAAAAGGTAGTTCTGAGGGATATATCCTTTGAGGTTAATCCCAAAGATATTCTGGGTATAATAGGTCCAAATGGGGCAGGTAAAAGTTCCCTTCTCTACCTTCTACTGGGAATCATAACTCCAGACCAAGGTGAGATCCTTTATTTTGGAAAGGACTTTTTTAAAGAAAGAAGCCTTCTTTTAGAAAAGGTTGGATTTGCTTCTCATTATGTAAGTCTTCCCTTTTCTCTATCAGTAAAAGAAAATCTTCGCATTTTTGGGCACCTTTATGGGGTAAAGGCTTCAGAGAGAAGGATTGATGAGCTCCTTGAGCTCTTCAAATTAAAAGAAAAGGCAGATGCCCTTACAAGAACCCTCTCATCAGGAGAGATGATGCGTCTTAACTTAGTAAGGGCTAATCTTTCAGCTCCTAAGATTTTACTTCTTGACGAACCTACAGCAGGCCTTGATCCGGAATATATTAGATATGTTGCTAAGGTATTAAAAGATAAGGCTCAAAAAGAGGAATTAGCCATTATTCTCACTTCTCATCAATTAGGAGAGCTTGAAAGGATGGTAAATAAACTCCTTCTGTTAAAGGAAGGACAAGTGATTGGATATGGAAGTGTGGATAAACTTTTTCAAAGATTTGAGGTAACCGATCTTGAGGAATTATATTTCAAGGTCTTTGGAGATGTCAGGACTTAA
- a CDS encoding ABC transporter permease — MSGLKFRRVWGILLRHLYLLKHSFSRWLDLLYWPTVDLLLWGFITLYLQRESQTGISLASLFLGALIFWNILIRAQQGLAVGFLEDIWARNLLHLFVSPLKVSEYILGLFLYSLFKAVLASGVMSLLSIFLFHFNFFSQGLYVFYLTFGLILFAWAIGLLTIAFILYFGQEAEILAWALALFFLPFSAVFYPVSALPPFFQKIASFVPASYFFESFRFLMLKAQTSFSMLIKGYLLTIIYLLLSSFVFILSFKKAQSQGKLIKIGE; from the coding sequence ATGTCAGGACTTAAATTTAGACGAGTCTGGGGAATACTTTTAAGACATCTTTATCTGCTTAAGCACTCTTTTAGTCGCTGGCTTGATCTTCTATACTGGCCTACAGTTGATCTCCTTCTCTGGGGATTTATAACCCTATACCTTCAAAGGGAATCCCAAACTGGCATTAGCTTAGCCTCTCTATTTCTCGGAGCTCTTATTTTTTGGAATATTTTGATTAGAGCTCAACAGGGGCTTGCAGTAGGGTTCCTTGAAGATATCTGGGCAAGAAATCTTCTTCATCTTTTTGTTTCTCCCTTGAAGGTTTCAGAATACATTTTAGGCCTTTTTCTTTATAGCCTTTTTAAGGCTGTTCTTGCCTCGGGGGTGATGAGTCTCCTTTCCATTTTTCTCTTTCACTTTAATTTTTTCTCTCAGGGTCTTTATGTCTTTTACCTTACCTTTGGGCTTATTCTTTTTGCCTGGGCAATCGGCCTCTTAACCATTGCCTTTATTCTATATTTTGGTCAGGAAGCTGAAATTCTGGCCTGGGCTCTTGCCCTCTTCTTTTTGCCCTTTTCAGCAGTCTTTTATCCAGTTTCTGCTCTACCCCCTTTTTTTCAAAAAATTGCCTCCTTTGTCCCGGCTTCATACTTTTTTGAGAGTTTTCGGTTTCTTATGCTCAAGGCTCAAACCTCCTTTTCAATGCTTATAAAGGGTTATCTCCTCACCATTATCTATCTCCTTTTAAGTTCTTTTGTCTTCATCCTCTCCTTTAAAAAGGCCCAATCTCAGGGAAAGCTTATTAAAATTGGTGAATAA
- the lepA gene encoding translation elongation factor 4: MKDGKIIPQEKIRNFSIIAHIDHGKSTLADRLLEITGAVSEREMREQYLDRLDLERERGITIKAQAVRLYYERKKGEVYQLNLIDTPGHVDFSYEVSRALSACEGALLVVDASQGVEAQTLANVYLALENNLEIIPVINKIDLPQADVEKTKREIEEIIGLPAEDALLVSAKQGIGIKEVLEAIVEKIPPPKGERDAPLRALVFDSWYDSYLGVVVLVRIVEGKLYPGQKIRFLSTGKTFEVTKVGVFAPEATTLDALYAGEVGFIAASIKEVRDAKIGDTITEASAQVEALPGFKEIKPVVFAGIFPVDSDDFPELKEAIEKLWLNDPAFSYEVETSAALGFGFRCGFQGLLHMEIVQERLEREFKLNLISTAPSVKYRVRLRNGKELEIENPAEWPDPGTIEEVLEPYIQAEIYTPKEYLGALINLCEEKRGIQKEIKYLTPERIVLIYELPFSEVVMDFYDKLKSLSRGYASLDYQFIGYRPSDLVKMDILINKQPVDALSLIVHREKAYYRGRDLVSKLKEVIPRQLFEVIIQAAIGSKIIARERIAPLRKDVLAKCYGGDVTRKKKLLEKQKEGKKRLKSIGQVEIPQEAFLAVLKI, translated from the coding sequence ATGAAGGATGGAAAAATTATACCTCAGGAAAAAATAAGAAACTTTAGTATCATTGCCCATATTGATCACGGGAAATCTACCTTAGCAGACCGTCTTCTTGAAATTACAGGAGCAGTCTCAGAAAGAGAGATGCGAGAGCAATACTTAGATAGGCTTGACTTAGAAAGGGAAAGGGGCATTACTATTAAAGCTCAGGCGGTAAGACTTTATTATGAAAGAAAAAAAGGCGAGGTTTATCAATTAAATCTCATAGATACTCCTGGACATGTGGATTTCAGTTATGAAGTTTCAAGGGCTCTTTCTGCCTGTGAGGGAGCACTTCTGGTAGTGGATGCCTCTCAAGGGGTTGAGGCTCAGACTCTGGCTAATGTATATTTAGCCCTTGAAAATAATTTAGAGATTATTCCAGTTATAAATAAGATAGATCTACCTCAGGCAGATGTTGAAAAAACAAAAAGGGAGATAGAGGAGATAATTGGGCTTCCAGCTGAGGATGCCCTTCTTGTTAGTGCCAAACAGGGAATTGGGATTAAGGAAGTCTTAGAGGCAATTGTGGAGAAAATTCCACCTCCTAAGGGAGAGAGGGACGCGCCCCTTAGGGCTTTAGTCTTTGATTCCTGGTATGATTCCTATTTGGGTGTAGTAGTCTTAGTAAGAATAGTTGAGGGAAAACTCTATCCAGGTCAAAAGATCAGGTTTCTTTCAACAGGGAAGACCTTTGAAGTCACTAAAGTAGGTGTTTTTGCACCTGAGGCTACCACTCTTGATGCCCTATATGCTGGAGAAGTTGGTTTTATAGCCGCAAGCATAAAAGAGGTAAGAGATGCCAAAATTGGAGATACCATTACTGAAGCTTCTGCCCAGGTTGAAGCACTTCCAGGATTTAAGGAGATAAAGCCCGTTGTTTTTGCAGGTATCTTCCCAGTTGATAGTGATGATTTTCCTGAATTAAAGGAGGCCATAGAGAAACTCTGGTTGAATGATCCAGCTTTTTCTTATGAGGTTGAGACTTCAGCAGCCCTTGGTTTTGGATTTAGATGTGGATTTCAGGGGCTCCTGCATATGGAGATTGTTCAAGAAAGATTAGAACGGGAATTTAAGCTCAATCTCATTTCAACCGCGCCCTCGGTTAAATACCGGGTAAGATTAAGGAATGGTAAAGAGCTTGAGATTGAGAATCCTGCAGAATGGCCTGATCCCGGCACCATAGAGGAGGTTCTTGAGCCTTATATTCAGGCAGAAATTTATACTCCTAAGGAGTATCTGGGAGCCCTTATCAATCTCTGTGAAGAAAAAAGGGGGATTCAAAAAGAAATCAAATATCTTACTCCTGAGCGCATTGTTCTCATTTATGAGTTACCCTTTAGTGAAGTGGTGATGGACTTTTACGACAAACTCAAGAGCCTTTCTCGGGGATATGCCTCTTTAGACTATCAGTTTATAGGCTATAGACCCTCAGATCTTGTCAAGATGGATATCCTTATTAATAAACAACCAGTTGATGCTTTATCTCTAATAGTGCACAGGGAAAAGGCCTATTACCGCGGGAGAGACCTTGTGAGCAAGCTTAAAGAGGTCATTCCCAGACAACTTTTTGAGGTGATTATTCAGGCTGCTATCGGAAGTAAAATTATAGCCAGAGAAAGAATTGCGCCCTTGAGAAAGGATGTCCTTGCCAAGTGTTATGGTGGGGATGTTACCAGAAAAAAGAAACTCCTTGAAAAGCAAAAGGAGGGAAAAAAGAGGCTTAAATCCATCGGGCAAGTGGAGATACCTCAAGAGGCCTTTCTTGCAGTGCTAAAAATCTGA
- the lepB gene encoding signal peptidase I codes for MTQGKIAEWVKSIIIALVLALFIRAFFVQAYKIPSGSMIPTLLVGDYLLVNKIVFGIRNPIKDDFLYRWKMPERQEIVVFTYPVDKKLDFIKRVIGLPGDTVEIVNKKVFVNGKPLKEPYVQYTDKEVYPKEISPRDNFGPVKVPEGQIFVLGDNRDQSYDSRFWGFVPLHSLKGKALIIYFSWDSENGGIRFKRLGKLIN; via the coding sequence ATGACTCAGGGAAAAATTGCCGAATGGGTGAAAAGCATTATTATTGCCCTTGTTTTAGCCCTTTTTATTCGGGCCTTTTTTGTGCAAGCCTATAAGATACCCTCAGGGTCTATGATCCCTACGCTTCTTGTAGGAGATTATCTTCTGGTGAATAAGATCGTCTTTGGAATAAGAAATCCTATTAAAGATGATTTTCTTTATCGCTGGAAGATGCCTGAGCGTCAGGAGATTGTAGTCTTCACTTACCCAGTAGATAAAAAACTTGATTTTATCAAAAGGGTTATCGGTTTACCAGGAGATACTGTTGAAATTGTGAATAAAAAGGTCTTTGTTAATGGTAAACCTTTAAAGGAGCCCTATGTTCAATATACGGACAAAGAGGTCTATCCAAAGGAGATCAGCCCCAGAGATAACTTTGGCCCGGTAAAGGTTCCTGAGGGGCAAATTTTTGTCCTGGGAGATAATCGAGATCAAAGCTATGATAGCCGATTTTGGGGATTTGTTCCTCTTCACTCACTTAAAGGCAAGGCCCTAATTATTTACTTTTCCTGGGACTCTGAAAATGGTGGCATTCGTTTTAAAAGGCTTGGAAAACTCATTAATTAA
- the phoU gene encoding phosphate signaling complex protein PhoU yields the protein MVRIALERDLQILKNLLLDMAKAVNEMISGAMLSFEKLEMDSAERVIKYDDQIDYYEHMVTLTALEIIALQQPVAKDLRFIVSSIDIARNLERLGDQAVNIAERIPNLIQYKDHLLIRCKINIMNMAKEALFMLESAINAFLSEDTSKAKKVIAHDDIVDQFKKDYISQIKECMKSDPILTDAGIEYIVVVENLERVADLACNIAEAVIFTSEGKMPKMEKEKFPPVRELLSRELPVFDYLLKHARLVLECMERLPLALEAYLKKDKPRLEEIVKHITDIEKEADKIKTNIRGHLPKGLILPVEKFELFLYLKEQDAIADSAEGILTWLSFKDITFPPMVSEKIEALLNQSLEPLTFLEEMIRYAQDFLVNWDENSRTRAKELIRQIRYQEFLTEEMGNQVKKLAFEIIQDPLQLFYTLKLIDLICDISHHAENSADLMRAMIAK from the coding sequence ATGGTTAGAATTGCCTTAGAAAGAGATCTTCAAATTTTAAAAAATCTTTTACTTGACATGGCCAAGGCTGTAAATGAGATGATTAGTGGGGCTATGCTTTCTTTTGAAAAACTTGAAATGGACTCAGCTGAACGGGTCATCAAATATGATGATCAAATAGATTACTATGAGCACATGGTAACTCTTACAGCCCTTGAGATAATTGCTCTTCAACAACCTGTTGCTAAGGATTTGAGATTTATCGTTAGTTCCATAGATATAGCCAGAAACCTTGAACGCCTCGGGGATCAAGCAGTCAATATTGCGGAAAGAATTCCCAATCTAATTCAGTATAAAGACCACCTTTTAATCAGGTGCAAAATTAACATTATGAATATGGCTAAAGAGGCCCTTTTTATGCTTGAATCTGCCATCAATGCCTTTCTTTCTGAGGATACCTCAAAAGCCAAAAAAGTGATTGCCCATGATGATATTGTGGATCAATTCAAAAAAGATTACATATCTCAGATAAAGGAATGCATGAAAAGTGATCCTATTCTTACTGATGCTGGTATTGAATATATTGTTGTAGTGGAAAATCTGGAAAGGGTTGCAGATCTTGCCTGTAATATTGCTGAAGCAGTTATTTTCACATCTGAAGGCAAAATGCCCAAGATGGAAAAAGAAAAGTTTCCTCCTGTAAGAGAGCTTCTCTCAAGGGAACTGCCTGTTTTTGATTATCTCCTTAAGCATGCAAGACTTGTGCTTGAGTGTATGGAAAGGCTCCCCTTAGCCCTTGAGGCCTATCTAAAAAAGGATAAACCAAGGCTTGAAGAGATTGTAAAACACATAACGGATATTGAAAAAGAAGCTGATAAAATTAAAACCAATATCAGAGGGCACCTTCCAAAGGGGTTAATCCTTCCCGTTGAAAAATTTGAACTTTTTCTTTATCTGAAAGAACAAGATGCCATTGCAGATTCTGCAGAGGGTATCCTTACCTGGCTTTCCTTTAAGGACATTACTTTTCCCCCGATGGTCTCTGAAAAGATTGAAGCCCTCCTGAATCAGAGTTTAGAACCTCTTACTTTTTTAGAGGAGATGATCCGCTATGCCCAGGATTTTTTAGTCAACTGGGACGAAAATTCAAGAACAAGGGCCAAGGAGTTAATCCGCCAGATCCGGTATCAAGAATTTTTAACTGAGGAGATGGGAAATCAGGTGAAAAAATTGGCCTTTGAGATAATTCAAGATCCCCTCCAGCTTTTCTATACCCTTAAGCTCATAGATTTAATCTGTGATATTTCTCACCATGCGGAAAATTCAGCTGATCTTATGCGAGCTATGATTGCTAAATAA
- a CDS encoding TIGR00269 family protein encodes MQYLKCGAEKFEFEIKPLGKLCKLCKSEVPVVTLTTQNLKLCKNCFSKIQQRRLSEAVKKYRMFGPEDRVGILLSGGKDSATLAHLLKKTFPEISFQGLYLNLGIRYYSDFAQKAVEELCESLSIPLFVYDLKAEKGFSIDDFVFTSFKDKICSVCGTIKRYLFSKVARELGLTVIATGHHLDDLLSTYLTLFFNGDFISIKRLVPVNLPLFEGQAKKIKPLYQIPEREIFFYAVLNELPLEGCACPHGEITPSKKIKGILEELEKENRTFKYQLLSVFLKGFIPLLRENFEESTLVPCKVCGEPTASVHGICGFCRRVNLLSRIEDKTLELSLAKWQKIEESSERQKWMVFDVREKEDYLKGTLPSAKWISPSLLENEKDLFKTFRPFREKNLLFFCYSGRLSYLFTLKLRKMNFRAYNLKEPEQILGIDQVPENG; translated from the coding sequence ATGCAGTATCTCAAGTGTGGTGCAGAAAAATTTGAATTTGAAATAAAACCTCTTGGTAAGCTCTGCAAATTATGTAAGTCTGAGGTGCCTGTAGTTACCCTCACTACTCAGAATCTTAAACTTTGCAAAAACTGCTTCAGTAAAATTCAGCAAAGAAGACTCAGCGAGGCTGTTAAAAAATACAGGATGTTTGGGCCTGAGGATAGGGTAGGGATTCTCCTTTCAGGGGGAAAGGATAGTGCAACCTTGGCTCATCTACTTAAAAAAACCTTTCCAGAAATTTCTTTTCAAGGCCTTTATCTCAATCTTGGTATAAGATATTATTCTGACTTTGCTCAAAAAGCCGTTGAAGAACTCTGTGAAAGCCTATCTATCCCTCTATTTGTCTATGACCTTAAGGCGGAAAAAGGCTTTTCCATAGATGATTTTGTCTTTACCTCCTTTAAAGATAAAATCTGTTCAGTTTGTGGCACAATCAAGAGATATCTTTTTTCCAAGGTTGCCAGAGAACTTGGTTTAACCGTAATTGCTACAGGGCATCATTTAGACGATCTCCTTTCTACCTATCTTACCCTCTTTTTTAATGGAGATTTTATCTCCATCAAAAGACTTGTTCCAGTTAATCTCCCCCTCTTTGAGGGCCAAGCTAAAAAAATTAAACCCCTTTATCAAATTCCAGAAAGGGAGATATTTTTTTATGCGGTATTAAATGAGCTTCCTCTTGAAGGATGTGCCTGCCCCCATGGTGAAATTACCCCTTCAAAAAAAATAAAGGGAATTCTGGAAGAGTTAGAAAAAGAAAATCGCACCTTTAAATACCAACTCCTTTCAGTCTTTTTAAAGGGATTTATTCCCCTTTTAAGAGAAAACTTTGAAGAGAGCACCTTAGTTCCCTGTAAGGTTTGCGGAGAACCTACAGCTTCTGTCCATGGAATCTGTGGCTTTTGTCGGAGGGTAAATCTTCTCTCAAGAATTGAAGATAAAACTCTTGAGTTATCCCTTGCTAAGTGGCAAAAAATTGAAGAGTCTTCCGAAAGACAAAAATGGATGGTCTTTGATGTTCGGGAAAAGGAGGATTACCTTAAAGGCACTTTGCCCTCTGCAAAATGGATATCGCCTTCTCTTCTGGAAAATGAAAAAGACCTTTTTAAAACCTTTCGCCCCTTTAGAGAAAAAAATCTTCTTTTCTTCTGTTATTCTGGAAGGCTAAGTTATCTTTTTACCCTTAAGCTCAGAAAAATGAACTTCCGGGCTTACAATCTTAAGGAGCCAGAACAAATTTTGGGAATTGACCAGGTGCCAGAAAATGGATAA
- a CDS encoding Rpn family recombination-promoting nuclease/putative transposase: MSKKKPPVPYDLFAKAFLKDPENLKAFLSTFLPEHIKTHLDLDSLKIIPEEQVSLSRKKREIPDLVAEVNLLSEGKPSTKAHLYILIEHKSAPDKRIYLQILNYITALNERSFKEGKGYVPVLPLVFYEGDKPWGYPERIEEIFSVPEGLKGELFKVHVVDLKRVEDEKILRVFDILAGLGCYLYLMKAESLDFEEIIEVITRATERLVAIGEKGRWEMGFLIRISEIKFRVDGEVIWFNILDSCEEEGVKMELKSFWDKVGEKFYKQGIEQGIKQGIEQGKYQGLIEDARELVLEAIEVKLGYVPEEVRERVVREEDRGVLKEWLRKIILAKGSEDIFKLFEN; the protein is encoded by the coding sequence ATGTCAAAGAAGAAACCTCCTGTTCCCTATGACCTTTTTGCCAAGGCCTTCCTCAAAGACCCTGAAAACTTAAAAGCCTTCCTCTCAACCTTCCTCCCTGAGCACATTAAAACTCATCTTGACCTTGACTCCCTTAAAATCATCCCTGAAGAACAGGTTTCCCTTTCAAGAAAAAAGCGAGAAATCCCAGATCTTGTTGCAGAGGTTAATCTCCTTAGTGAAGGTAAACCTTCAACCAAAGCCCATCTCTACATCCTTATTGAGCACAAAAGTGCACCTGATAAAAGAATTTACCTTCAGATTTTAAATTACATAACCGCTTTAAATGAGAGGTCTTTCAAGGAGGGGAAGGGGTATGTGCCTGTTTTACCTCTTGTGTTTTATGAAGGGGATAAGCCCTGGGGCTATCCTGAAAGGATAGAGGAGATATTTTCAGTGCCAGAGGGGTTAAAGGGAGAACTTTTTAAGGTTCATGTGGTAGATTTAAAGAGGGTAGAGGATGAGAAGATATTGAGGGTATTTGATATTTTAGCAGGGCTTGGGTGTTATCTTTATTTAATGAAGGCGGAATCACTGGATTTTGAAGAGATAATTGAAGTTATTACAAGGGCGACAGAGAGATTAGTAGCAATAGGGGAGAAAGGAAGATGGGAGATGGGATTTTTGATTAGGATATCTGAAATAAAGTTCAGGGTTGACGGGGAGGTAATCTGGTTTAATATATTAGATAGTTGTGAAGAAGAGGGGGTAAAGATGGAGTTAAAGAGCTTTTGGGATAAAGTGGGAGAGAAGTTTTATAAGCAGGGAATTGAGCAGGGAATTAAGCAAGGGATTGAGCAGGGGAAATATCAGGGGTTAATTGAGGATGCAAGGGAGCTTGTGCTTGAGGCGATAGAGGTGAAGCTTGGGTATGTGCCGGAGGAAGTAAGGGAGAGGGTGGTAAGAGAAGAGGATAGAGGAGTTCTCAAGGAGTGGCTGAGGAAAATAATTCTTGCCAAAGGTTCTGAAGATATCTTTAAACTCTTTGAAAATTGA